TCGTGAAGAGCGCGCCCATGATCGCGACGCCGAAGGAGGAGCCGAGCGTCCGGAAGAGGGTGGTGGAGGACGAGGCGACGCCCATGTCCTTCATCTCGACGCTGTTCTGCGCGACGAGCATGGTGATCTGCATGAGGAAGCCCATGCCGGCGCCGAGGAGGGCCATGTAGACACCGGAGGTCAGCCGCGAGGTGCCGGTGTCCATCTGTGAGAGCAGGAAGAGTCCTGCCGTCATGAGGACGCCGCCGACGATCGGGAAGATCTTGTACTTGCCGGTGCTGGTGGTGAACCGGCCGACGAGCAGCGAGACGACCATCATCGACATCAGCATCGGCAGGAGCAGGAGGCCGGAGTTGGTGGCCGAGGCGCCCTGGACGGACTGCTGGAAGATCGGCAGGTAGAGGACCGCGCCGAACATCACGAAGCCGGTGATGAAGCCGATCAGGGACATCAGGGTGAAGTTGCGGCTGCGGAAGATGTGCAGCGGCATGATCGGGTCCTCGGCCTTGGTCTCCACCCACAGGAAGGCGGCGAGGGCGGCGAGGCCGGCGACCGTGAGGCCGATGATGTTGGCCGAGCCCCAGGCGTACTCCGTACCGCCCCAGGTGGTGACGAGGACGATCGCGGTGATGCCGACGGTCAGCAGTGCGGCCCCGGCGAAGTCGATCCGGGTGCCCGCGGCGCGCTGCTTCTTCGGCAGGTGCAGGACGGTGGTGACCATGGCGAGGGCGACGGCGCCGAGCGGCAGGTTGATGTAGAAGGACCAGCGCCAGCCCCAGTGGTCGGTGATGGTGCCGCCGACGAGCGGGCCGCCGATCATGGCGAGGGCCATGACGCCGGCCATCATGCCCTGGTACTTGCCCCGCTCGCGGGGCGGGATCAGATCGCCGATGATCGCCATGACGCCGACCATGAGGCCGCCGGCGCCGAGGCCCTGGATCGTGCGGAAGCCGATGAGCTGGCCCATGTCCTGGGCCATGCCGCTGAGCGCCGAGCCGATCAGGAAGATCACGATCGAGGTGAGGAAGACGCCCTTGCGGCCGAACATGTCGCCGACCTTGCCCCAGAGGGGGGTGGAGGCGGCGGTGGCCAGGGTGTAGGCGGTGACGACCCAGGAGAGGTGCTCCAGGCCGCCGAGCTCACCGACGATCGTCGGCATCGCGGTGCCGATGATCATGTTGTCCAGCATCGCGAGCAGCATCGCGATCATGAGGGCGAGGAGGACGACACGGACGCTGCGCGCCGGCGGCGCCTTCCCCTCGGCCGCTTGCCCCATCTCGGTGGTCGCCATCGCCATCCCCTTACTTGCCGCCCGGCTAGTTACTAGGATGGGGACGGTAGACCCGTAACTTGCCGGTCGTCAAGTAAGTAAAAGTCGGAGAGCGAGAGCAGTCATGGCCCAGGCACGAGGCAACACCCGCCAGCGCATCCAGGACGTGGCCCTCGCGCTCTTCGCCGAGCAGGGCTACGAGAAGACCTCGCTGCGCGAGATCGCCGAGCACCTCGATGTCACCAAGGCCGCGCTCTACTACCACTTCAAGACCAAGGAAGACATCATCATCGGCATCTTCCAGGACCTCACCCGGCCCGTGGACGAGCTGATCACCTGGGCTCGGGAGCAGCCGCGCACGCTGGAGGTCAGGGAGGAGATCCTGCGCCGCTACCAGGCGTCCCTGATCAGCGCGTACCCGCTGTTCCGCTTCATGCAGGAGAACCAGGCGGCGGTCCGCGAGCTGAGCATCGGCCTGACCTTCAAGGAGCGGATGCTCGAACTGAGCGGCCTGATCCAGGAGCCCGACTTCGCCGTGCGCGACCGGGTGCGCTGCGTGAGCGCGATCTTCACGCTCCACGCGGGGATGTTCTTCATGGACAACGTCGAGGGCGACTCCGAGGAGAAGCGCGAAGCCGTCCTCGAGGTCGCCCTCGATCTGCTGAACCAGGCCCACGGGGCCAAGTAGCGGGAGCTTAGATGCTCACGCCGTGCGACCGCAGGAAGGCGGCCGGGTTCACGGCGGTGCCGTAGTTCGGGGTCGTACGGATCTCGAAGTGCAGGTGCGGGCCGGAGGAGTTGCCGGTGTTGCCCGAGAGGGCGATCTGCTGGCCGGCGCCGACCTTCTGGCCGACGTTCACCTTGATCTTCGACAGGTGGGCGTACTGCGAGTACGTGCCGTTGGCGTGCTTGACGACGATCGCGTTGCCGTACGCGGGGCCGTCGCCGCCACCGTTCGGACCGGCCTTCACGACGGTGCCCGCACCCGCGGCCTTGACCGGGGTGCCGACCGGGACGGCGAAGTCCTGGCCGGAGTGCTTGTGGGACCACATGGCGCCGCCCTGGTTGTAGCTGGCGGTGAGGGTGTACGAGGTCACCGGCTTGACCCACGAGGGGGTCGCCTTCTTGACGGCCTTCGCGGGGGCGGCCTTCGCGGCGGTCGCCTTCTGCACGGCGGCCTTCGTGGCGGCCGCCTTCTGTGCGGCGGCCTTCACCTGGGCGGCGACGTGGGCCTGGGCCTCGGCCTGGGCGGCGACGGCGGCGGACGCGGTCACGGCGACCGGGGCGGCGGCCTTGCCCTCGGCGGCGAAGGCGGACCCTGCTCCGGCCACCATCGACGCTCCCAGACCGGCGACGGTGAGAGCGACGGCGGTGACACGGGCGGCGGGGTTCATAACGCGCTTCGACATACGGGGGAAAACCTCCGGGGAAGTACGGGACCCGACGCGAACGGTGCGTGGCGCCGGGCTTGCTCATCCTTGGTAACCCGGACCCCCGCCCAGCCCAAAACACCCCATCTACGACATTGCGTCGTAGCGATCTCCGGGGGAGATCGACCCTTGACGGCCTTGGCTTCAACTCCTGAAACCGGACATACCGCCACAAGGAAACCCGTTTAACCGCACGTCGAGGGGGGCCGGAACTGCCCGAAAGGCCGCTCCCCGCCCGGTTCGGGACCCTTCAGGCCCAAAGTCCCGACGGTTGATCCCTGAACGTCCCGAATCACCACCAAAGGTCGCCACTATTCCGGTTAGTACCCCTCGAAACGCCTGTGCGCCTTGTCACCCGGCGCCGACCGCCAATGGGACCTGGGTCACGCAACCGAGCCGTCCGGAAGGCCGTCCCGCACTACGCTGACCGCTTCGGGGACCCACGGGGGGACACACATGGAACCGGCACTCATCGGCACGCGCCTCGCCTCAGCGGCGATCGGCCCACTCCTGAAGAAACTGCTGGTCAGCGATGGTCCAGGGGCGGGGCTCACGGGGAAGGCGGCCAAGATCCGGCTGTCCGGCCTCGTCTCCTTCCGCGGCGAGAAGCGCGCACTGACCGAGAAGGACGTCCACGGGCTCGCGGAGACGCTGGTCGAGCGCTCCCTGGGCGAGCGCGGGGAGGCCCCGTTCCCCGCCGACGAGACCGAGGCCGTGGCCCACACCCTGGGGACGACGCTTCTCGCCCTCGGCGAGCTCGACATGGACGACGTCCAGGCCGTCCGCCTCGGCCACCGCGACCTCGCCCGCCGCCTGCGCGCGGCGGCCCCGGCCCCCGACGGCCTCTCCACCGACTCGGTCCTCTACCTGGAGTCGATGACCGAGTGGGCCTGCCTCCACATCCTGGAGTTCTTCACCCAGCGGTCCACGTTCATCGCCCGCAGCCTGGTGGAGCAGACGCGCGGCCAGACGGAACTCATCGCGAAGATCGACGAGGTCATCCGCCGGACGCCGAGGACGGACGGCCGCGACGCGGAGTTCGAGCGCCGGTACCTGGCCCACCTGGCGAAGAAGCACGGGCGCCTCACCATCTACGGCATCGACCTGCACGACTCACCGGACCGGTGGCCGCTGGACGTGGCGTATCTGTCGCTGGAGGCGACGGGCGAAGGCGGCGCGGCGGACGGCGCGAGGGACGGTGCGGCGGACGGGCTGCTGCCCCCGCCGCACGAACCCGTCCCCCTCCGCGCCGACCTCGCCCTCGCCCGGCACGACAAGGTCCTCCTGCGGGGACTCGCCGGCGCGGGCAAGACGACGCTCGTGCAGTGGCTGACGACCTCCGCGGCGGCGGAGAAGCCGACGGACGGCATGGGCTACCTCTACGGCCGCGTCCCGTTCGTCCTCCCCCTGCGCACCCTCACCCGCCACGGCGAGCGGCTCCCCTCCCCCGACGGCTTCCTCTCCGCCGCCGGCTGCCCGCTCACCCCGCCCGAGGGCTGGGCCGACCGTGTCCTGGCGGCCGGACGGGGCCTGGTCCTCGTGGACGGCATCGACGAGATCCCCGAGGCCGAGCGCGGCCGGGCCCGGGACTGGCTCCGCGGTCTCCTCGACACGTACGAGGGCAACCGCTGGCTCGTGACCTCGCGCCCCACGGCCGTACGGGACGACTGGTTGGCCCCCGAGGGCTTCACCGAGCTGGCCCTCTCCCCCATGACCCGGG
Above is a genomic segment from Streptomyces sp. NBC_00094 containing:
- a CDS encoding MDR family MFS transporter, which translates into the protein MAMATTEMGQAAEGKAPPARSVRVVLLALMIAMLLAMLDNMIIGTAMPTIVGELGGLEHLSWVVTAYTLATAASTPLWGKVGDMFGRKGVFLTSIVIFLIGSALSGMAQDMGQLIGFRTIQGLGAGGLMVGVMAIIGDLIPPRERGKYQGMMAGVMALAMIGGPLVGGTITDHWGWRWSFYINLPLGAVALAMVTTVLHLPKKQRAAGTRIDFAGAALLTVGITAIVLVTTWGGTEYAWGSANIIGLTVAGLAALAAFLWVETKAEDPIMPLHIFRSRNFTLMSLIGFITGFVMFGAVLYLPIFQQSVQGASATNSGLLLLPMLMSMMVVSLLVGRFTTSTGKYKIFPIVGGVLMTAGLFLLSQMDTGTSRLTSGVYMALLGAGMGFLMQITMLVAQNSVEMKDMGVASSSTTLFRTLGSSFGVAIMGALFTSRVQDEMAARGGSGLTEHTAQLDAASLAKLPEALREAYQHAVSVGTHSAFLVAAAVSVLGFALAFFVKEVALRGAGPAAAPSKPTADDDAPKVAESV
- a CDS encoding TetR/AcrR family transcriptional regulator, which gives rise to MAQARGNTRQRIQDVALALFAEQGYEKTSLREIAEHLDVTKAALYYHFKTKEDIIIGIFQDLTRPVDELITWAREQPRTLEVREEILRRYQASLISAYPLFRFMQENQAAVRELSIGLTFKERMLELSGLIQEPDFAVRDRVRCVSAIFTLHAGMFFMDNVEGDSEEKREAVLEVALDLLNQAHGAK
- a CDS encoding M23 family metallopeptidase; its protein translation is MSKRVMNPAARVTAVALTVAGLGASMVAGAGSAFAAEGKAAAPVAVTASAAVAAQAEAQAHVAAQVKAAAQKAAATKAAVQKATAAKAAPAKAVKKATPSWVKPVTSYTLTASYNQGGAMWSHKHSGQDFAVPVGTPVKAAGAGTVVKAGPNGGGDGPAYGNAIVVKHANGTYSQYAHLSKIKVNVGQKVGAGQQIALSGNTGNSSGPHLHFEIRTTPNYGTAVNPAAFLRSHGVSI